TTATTGTTACTTTCACGAACTTATAAAAATAACCAAATTCGATTTATGAATAATTTTGATTGGACTCAGTTAATTAACCCTGAATTTTATATTACTTTAAGTGTCGGAGGTTTTCAGATTGGGTTATTTATTGTGTTGTTTATAGTTTTTGCTGAAACAGGACTTTTTGCAGGTTTTTTTCTGCCTGGAGACAGTTTACTTTTTTTAGCTGGTATTTACAGCCGCGACTTAATTGAGAATGTTGTTCATATTCCAAATGATTTTATAAATGTATTTTTACTTGCCACTGCAGTAGCAATAATGGGAGTTTTAGGAAATATGACAGGTTATTGGTTTGGAGCTAAAAGTGGTTATTATTTGTTTAAAAAAGAAGATACCTTTTGGTTTAAGAAAAAGTATCTGCTTCAATCAAAAGATTTCTTTGAGAAGTACGGTGGAAAGGCAATTATTTACGCTCGTTTCCTTCCTATTTTTAGAACATTTGCTCCAATAGTTGCTGGGATTGTTTCAATGGATAAAAAGAAATTTATGTTTTATAATATTCTAAGTTCTTTCCTTTGGTCATTTATTTTAATCTTTGCGGGGCACTATTTATACGGAGTCTTTTTAAAACAAGGAATAGATTTAAAAAAACATATTGAATATATCATCATCATCATAATAATAATATCAACGTTACCAGTCATATTAAAGCTTTTAAAAAAGAGGCCGAACGAACAGATATAATTTAATAAAAGATACAAAAAAATCCGAATTCAGCTTCGGATTTTTTTATGCTTATAATCGATGTGATTAATCTATTTGTGTAATTGGTTCAAGATAGTCTAACAGTATCTCATCTCCCTTTTCAATAATAATGAAATTAACATAATATACATTGTGTTTATAAGATTGAAATGTTGGGCAATGTATACTAAAATCTTGAGCAATAATTAAAGTTTTGTTTGAATTTGGAATTTTCTAATTTACCATTCATTTACTTTATTAGCATCCATTTTAAGGAAAATAAACAACAATATCGTAAATCCCCAAAGTCCAGAACCTCCATAAGAAAAGAAGGGGAGAGGTACTCCAATTGTTGGGAAAATTCCAATTACCATGGCAATGTTTACAAAGAA
This portion of the Flavobacterium panacagri genome encodes:
- a CDS encoding DedA family protein, yielding MNNFDWTQLINPEFYITLSVGGFQIGLFIVLFIVFAETGLFAGFFLPGDSLLFLAGIYSRDLIENVVHIPNDFINVFLLATAVAIMGVLGNMTGYWFGAKSGYYLFKKEDTFWFKKKYLLQSKDFFEKYGGKAIIYARFLPIFRTFAPIVAGIVSMDKKKFMFYNILSSFLWSFILIFAGHYLYGVFLKQGIDLKKHIEYIIIIIIIISTLPVILKLLKKRPNEQI